The window atgtttcattttccttccggataacccgtgtaaaacaaatgcatcactatgcccatctgtcaaaatgtgtgagaaatcatgaataatgtgataccgtacaacatgagaaaaatacatctctatgcatatatgtcatgtgtgcatgtcaatgcaatgtatctcagagattgcactcatgtactcacactctcagagtactcaatctcattgtctcgcattctctctcactgtgctcagcacactcaatcgcTCAgtgctatacaatacctgctgcggcatgcagtccaatccctgtttatagtcgactacgctcactgggggtgtacagactcatgaggggctcctacagcccaagcgctataagcacggacaactcacgtgccataatataaatatctggatccgcacggccaactcacgtgttgcacggccaactcacgtgcaataataatatctgaattcgcacggccaactcacgtgctataataatatctggatccgcatggccaactcacgtgcaatagtataatatatagatccgcacggccaactcactgcaataatataatatatatataaagtcaaCATGACCTGCTgcaacgtgcagcccgatcccaaaaatatcctcacaatcagggcctcggcctccctcagtcatcaatctctccagtctctctctcatgggctcacaatttCATGAGAATAACCCAAaaaacatgatgatatgatgtattaataaataataacagagactgggatatgatatgcaatgaaataaatatgattgagtatgaatttttattttaaaataaatatttcacaacaatataacctccgtgggtcccaataatactggcacatagcttCAACATGAATTTTAATATGCTTtccagctcaatttctttaactcataaaatcacatggaaaatgccaagatcatttaactacaaaattccacagaaataattatgtcacaatttctatagtgcacgtccacacgcccgtcacctagcatgtgcgtcacctcctaacaatttacaaaatacatatattcagggttcataccctcaactccaagattagaagagttacttacctcgaacaaaccaaatccaatgtcgagcaaactaagcaatgctccagaaattccattctgcgcgtatcaacttccaaatggctAGAATCTAGTCACATTAATTTGATTCAtcccacaaaatttataggaattaattccatatcaaaatactaatatttccacaaaattcgaaattacgccCTAAATATCActcgtgggacccacatctcggaatccagtgagagttacaaaatattaacgcccattcaaccacgagtccaaccatataaattttactcaaatccgatatcaactcgaccctcaaatctccaaattaaaccaagagagttttcataattttccaacttaattcaccaattaaatgttaaaaacaaccatggattcgggtaatttaaccaatattgagttaagaacacttaccccgctGTTTTCTCTAAAATTCTCCCAAAacatcacctcaatccgagctccaaatcgttaaaaatgaaaaatgggacaaagtcctattttctgaacttaaactttctgtccaggcctcacttcttcgcgaacgcgacaggtccctcgcgttcgcgaagcacaaaatgtacTTCCCAACATTTTCTCTTTGCAAACGCGATGCTTTACggagcccttcttcgcgaacgcgaaggcaaaaacccATACCCATTATttttccccttcgcgaacgcgataccccaaatgcgaacgcgatgcacaacccaactcctcttcgcgaacgcgctatcccctcgcgaacgcgaagagtaaatcctgTCTGCCTAAAATTCCTCTTCGccaacgcgagggcccactcgcgaacgcaaaagagaaaatccgaaaaatgcagcagcagatatcaacaatctcaccaaggccacaAATGATcagttaaccatccaaaactcacccgagcacctcgggacctcaatcaaatataccaacaagtcctaaaatatcctacaaacttagtcgaaccctcaaatcacctaaaacaatgctaaaactgtgtattacaccccaattcaagtctaatgaactttgaactttctaatttctacaaacgactccgaaacctatcaaatcacgtctgattgaaatcaatttttgcacacaagtcataaatgacataacagaggtattttaattttcagaatcatattccgaccccgatatcaaaaagtcaacccccggtcaaacttcccaaaaattaaactttcggcattccaagcctaattcttgtacggacctccaaataatattacggacatgctcctaagcgcaaaattaccatacggagctattggaatcataaaaattcatatccgaggtcgtttacacataagtcaatatctgatcaattatttcaacttaagcttccaacattaaaattcattcttccaagctaactccgaaatactttaaaaccaaaaccgacaattcacacaagtcataatacctcgtaggaagttattcaagacttcaaatagttgaaaggatcgtaaatgctcaaaacgatcggccggatcgttacagcaGCAGAATCAACAGTATAGACCAGCACAACAgtagtacaataacaacaataattctGGAGCTATGCGACCACATGGTCAAGTCGTGCCTTACCAAACGCAACAAGGATACAATTAGAAAAATCATCGGCTTGCTTATCAGCAGCCTCAACAGTAACAGATAGTAAGACAAGATGATGGGTTGTCTGAAATTAAAGGAATATTATAACAACTGATTGGGTTCAATGGAAAAATGCAAGAGAAGGTGGAAGCACATGACTCAGTGATAAAAGGTATTGAGATTCAATTGGGGCAGATATCTATGGCTCAACATAATCGTCCCCAAGGGACTTTACCTGCAAATACACATGTCAATCCGAAAGAGCAAGGCCCAAAGCAGCTTATAGCGGTGAGTATAGGAAATGGTTGAGATCTTGATCTAGAGCTAGAAATTACTCGCGAAAGCCGACAAACTGAGATACTTGTACCAGTACCAATTGAGATGGACAATTCAACAGGATTAATAGAGGTAACAATACATCATGCACAAGTGGAACCAAGCAAAGAAAAAGAGCTTGGAAAAAAGACCGAGAAAGTGCAAGAGCAGGCATAAGAAATAGTGTCGGGGCAGGATCTAACTCAAGTCACACGAAGGAAGCGACCTCTAGCACCCTTCCCACAAAGGTTGGCTAAATATCAGAAGGATGAGCAGTGCAAAAAATTCAtggaaatattgaagaaaattCAGGTAAACATTTATCTGATTGATGCTTTGAGGgagatgcccggttatgcaaaaatgatgaaggacttgatgtctcgtAAGTTCGACTTTCAAGACTTGGCAACTGTTACATTGACTCAGACATATAGTGCTGTTGTGACAATACCTATAACGGAGAAGCTATCCGACCCTGGAAGCTTCATGATTCCATGCACCATAGGTAGATATGCGTTCGCCaaagcattgtgtgatttggggCGAGCTTAAATCTGATGCCATTGGCTATTTATAAAAcgttaggcattggaagagcaaGTCCCACATCCATGTTACTACAGCTAGCTAACCGAACGATGAAAATGCCATAAGGTATACTTGACGATGTACTTGTGCAAGTTGGAAAGTTTGTGTTTCcggcagattttgtcattctggaCTGCCAGGTTAATaaggagattcccataatttcgggAAGGCAGTTCTTAGACAGAGGAAGAGCTctgattgattgtgaaactggggagctaAAAATGAGGCTAAATAACGAAGAAATAACATTTAATGTGCAAAATTCCATGTGGCGACCTAGTGAGTTTGCAAATTTCTCTTTGATAGAAGCTATGGATGTGATCATGGAGGAAGCTGATGAGGCACTTAAGGCAAAAGACTCTCTAATAGCCTGCCTCATGAActtataagaggtaaataatgagGACTTGGTGGAGTGGGTATTGGCTCTTGAAGGCCAATGGTACTGGAAAAGAGAGCTCAAATTTGAGTTTTTACACGTAGAATAATGAAAGACCCCTCCAGCTAAGCCATTGATCGAAGACCTACCATAGTTGGAACTGAAACTGCTATCAtctcacctcaggtatgctttcttgggacctaaATTGCCTtcacctgttattatctcatctggtttgttagatgtgtaggtagaacaacttttgcaggtgtTAATATAGTGCAAGACTAGAATCGGTTAGACCATTGCAGATATTAAGTGTATCAGCCTGACCTtctgtatgcataaaattctacTGAAAGATGGGCATAgaccttccagagaacatcaaagaaggctgaaccccaataAGAAAGAAGTAGTAAagaaggaggtgatcaagtggttagatgcgggaatcatttttcccatctccaacaacaactgggttagcccagttcagTGTGTGACAAAGAAAGGTGGAATGACTGTGGTGCAAAATGAGAACAATGAGTTTATTTCAACAAGTACATTCACGGGATGAAAAATTTGTATGGAATACAGAAGATTGAACAAGGCCACCTGAAAAGACCTTTTACCCCTGTAGTTCATTGATTAGATGTTAgatagattggcagggaggtcccAATTTTGCTTATTGGAaggatactcggggtataataaGATCTCTATTGCCCCGGAGTATAGAGAGAAAACATCATTCACCTGCCCATATGACATCAACGCTTTCCGGAGAATgccgtttggcctatgcaatACACCCACCATATTCCAAAGGTACATGATGGACATCTTCACAGATATGGTAGAGGACATATATGAAagtttttatggatgatttctcagtggtgggaaacTCGTTCGATGACTAACTTAGGAATCTGAAAAAGAGTGTTGAATAGATGTATGGAGACTAATTTGGTGCTAAACtaggaaaagtgccatttcatggtacaaaaaggtatagtcttgggacacCTAGTGTCAAGTAAGGGCATTGAGGTGGATCGTGCTAAGGTTGATGTAGTAAAGAAGTTTCCACCACCTACTTCCGTCAAGgcaataagaagtttccttggtCAGGCAGGTTTCTACAAgcagtttataaaagatttttccaagattgctaaccccttgtgtaaattgcttgaaaaagatcacccctttgtgttttctgatgactgcAGGGTAGCTTTTGAGGAATTGATGAAGAGGCTGGTGTCTGCACCTATCATAGTTGCAcccgactgggagcaaccatttgagctgaTATGCACTGCAAATGATTATGGTGTGGGAGTAGTGTTGGGACAACGAAAGGAGAAAGTCATGCACCCGATTTATTATGCAAGTAGAACCCAAAGTGGGGCCCAACTAAACTACACAGTGACAAAGAAGAAGACACTAGcagtggtgttcgcatttgacaaattcaggtcatacctgATAGGCTCGAAGGTAATTGTTTATATTGACCATGCTGCTATCAAGTACCTAATTGAGAAGAAGGATTCAAAGTCGCGCCTGATTCGATGGGTGCTGCTACTACAAGAATTCGACCTAGAAATCTGTGACTGAAAGGGAATGGAGAACCAAGTGGAGGATCACTTATCCAGGCTGGAAGGAGCGGAGGAGAAGGTTGAGATAGAAGAAATCGTGGAAACCTTCCCGAATGACACAACTGTTGGCTACAAGCCTTGTAGTAGCGCTATGGTATGCAGATATTGCAAGCAACCTGGCGATCGGTATTGTTCCATATGACTTGTACTCTGTACAGAACAAAACGTTCTTTCGTGATTATCGCATGTATTTCTGGGATGGACCATATTTATTtaggatttgtattgataacatgatccggagatgtatTCCCTAGATAGACCAAGCTTCTGTTTTGTAGGCATGTCATGCTTCACCTTATGGAGGCCATTTTGGTGGAGTTGGGATAGCTGCTAAAGTGCTGGAGTCGGGCTTTTATTGGTCGATGTTGTTTAAAGATGCACATTTTTGGGTAAAGAGTTGTGCTAAGTGCCAACGGATGGGAAATATTTCCCGtcgacatgagatgcccatgaacccaattcaagaggtggaagtatttgatgtatggggaatcgattttatgggaccatttgtcagctcatatggaaataagtacatACTAGTAGCTATGGACTATGTCTCGAAATGGGTAGAAGTCATGGCACTCCTAACAAATGATTCAAAGGGAGTTATTGGTTTTctaagaaaaatatcttcacttGATTTGGCATTCCAAGAGCGATTATCAGTGATGAAGGCACCCACTTCTACAACTGAGCCTTTGCAAAGTTGTTAGAGAAATATGGTGTTCACCATAAGGTTGCCACTCCGTATTCACCCCCAAACAAGTGGGCAAGTGGAGGTGTTaaacagagaaattaagagtgTTTTGACAAAAACTGTATATGCTACTCAGACTGATTGGAgaaaaaattggatgatgcactatgggcctACCGCACTGCattcaaaactccgattggtatgtcaccgtataAATTGATATTTGGAAAAGCGTGTCACTTACCGGTGGAGTTAGAGCATAGAGCATTTTGGGCGTTAAGAAAGTTAAATCTTGATTTGGAGGCTTCAGGTATGAGTAGAGTCGCAGAGTTgcatgaacttgatgagttctgTTACCATGCGTTTGCAAGCACTAGGATGTACAAATAAAGAATAAAGATGAAGGACGATAAACATATTCAAGAAAGaatttttagtgttgttgtacAACTCAAGATTGAAATTATTTCCGGGTAAGCTGAAGTCTAGATAGTCATGACCATTTAGAGTTGTGCAAGTATTCTCAAGTGGAGTTATAGAAATTGAATCTGAGAATGGAACGAACAGATTTAgagtcaatggacaaatgttgaaaCATAACTTTGGCATGGATGAGGAATATGTTGTATCGGTGATTCATTTGAAGGAGCCTCAAGTGTTGAGTGAAGCGTGAGTCCGATTAACTGCGTTGTGCCGTGAAGTtgaatcaagcgcttgttgggaggcaacccaattttctTGTTTTCGTTTAGTTATCATTTAgtcaacaaaaaaaatagttcAGTGCCCAGTTGGGCACCAGGCGCCGATGAAAACAGCAAAggcagaataaaaaaaaatacacagCTGCCCTCTTCTGTGCCAGGCGCGGATGAAAATGCCCAGGTAAGTCTCCTACCTGTTTTACCCCAACCCGACCCAAACCCATCTCCCCacctaataataataaaacatcacTTTCTAAAATAAAAACCAACCCGACCCGTCACACCCTAAACCCCAAATCCCCTTACACCAGTCTCtcttccccccctccccccccctagCTGCTTCTTCTTCTCTTAAGCACAAAGTgggtatttcttcttcttctcttattttcattttttttattgttgtctttttttttttttattaattcttGATTTGGTATTATTGTGTGTTTTCTCATCTCTCACTCTTCTTTCTCCCCCCACCCAACTTCTCATAGAATAGAGTGTTGGCAAGTGTGTATTGAATAATATGTTGTTTTGGCGTTGTTAATTGATTACAGGGTGGATAACTCAAAGTCCCACCACCTCGTTTAATTTGGGAGGGTATGTTACGTGTCCAATGGTTTGAAAGGCTTGAATGAAAGTGTTGCGCACTAAGTGTTCAATTAAATTATTGAAAGAACATTGTTGATGGCCGGCAAAGTCTGAGTAGTCGAGCATTGTTTGTTGGCACTAAGGTGTGAGTCTGTGGTATTAgagagtgatgtcgtgcacgaAGGTTATATGTATGAGCTTATCTATATGCACTTGTCATGTATTGTattgtttcttttctcttttagGCGTTTCATTGAATTGTagtgtattataattgtataggTAGCGACTCGGGGCAAAGAATGCTCTGATCAATCTACTTTGAGGGTCCGAGTGTAGTGCAATGCTTTGTGTTGTATATGTTGTCATTATATTCTATATGTGGATGTTGTTGGTTGCTAAGAGAAATTATTTAGTACCCAAAGCATTACTtgaattttaagtgtggggtcacCCCAACCCTACCTTTTATCTATCGAGGATCTTTGAAGTTTTGAATAACGCGACATTCATTGTTCACAGGCGTCAGTACGAATGGATTGTAAAGGTTCGCAAAAGGCAAAGGCAATAGCAAAGCCTTCTGCAGCTGACCCATCcacaaagaagcaaaaataaaGTGAGGTTGCTTCAAGCACATCGGAAAAAGGAAAGCAAGTGGCGAAGCCTTTAGCAAGTCAGCCTCGTGTGCCTCATCCAGCCCTTCAGGTATATATAGAGGATGCACGAAGTTAGTACCAGTCCTTTGTACCTTACGAGCAGTATATATCGGAGATGGGCATCAACACCATAGCTTTGGAGCATCATTTTCCTACCATTCTGGACCGGATAAAGGAGTTAAAGCTGGAGCATTAGTTAGAATGCCAGGGCTAACTAATTTGAGGATGGTGAAAGAATTATATGATAATTGGCATTGTAAGAAAAATGAAGCCGATGTGTGAGGTGTGGGGATCAACTTGCAAGCTCAACCGCTTTGTGAGTTTTTGGGGGCTCCGAAGCATGATCCGCGAATTTTTCAAAAGTTCATGCGCAGTCTGGATTACCCAGCCATCCATTAGACATTACGTGGGGTGAACGTGATGGCAAAGTGGATTCATTCACAACGAAATGACACTCATAGGGACATGTGTCGGACTGACTTCAACAGAACAGCtaaggtctgacataactttgTTCTTGCTAATATTATGCCAGGTGAGCATTCTTCAGATTGCACGAGAGTGAGGGtttgtttgatttattttcttATGACGGGGAACCTGTCAATATTGGTCAGTTAATGCTTGATGAGATGACTCTCACCAGATTTCTGAATGACTCTAAGAGGTTCTTCTATGGGAACCTGTTGACATAGCTATTGCTGCAGCGGGAGGTGCAAGTTTATAAGGGAGCTGATGATATTGTGCTGGCTCCGATTGAGTTTCTAGATATCTCGGCGATACTACCGGAGACTGGTCCAAAATTGAGCGTTGCGGCTAGGCAACAACGGGATGACAACCTGCAGCGTCACATGTATTGTATGATAAGCCTGCTTTTGCAAAAAGTGAGGTTAACAGAGGCAGAGAAGCAAAAACTGAATGAGGATTGTCCACTATTAGGGTCGACCAAGAAGTTTTTGGGATTGTCACCGGGTAACCCGCTCCATTCTTCTGAGGATAGGAATACCATTCCACCATCTCCTGATAGGGTCAAGGGTGGTGAGGAGGTTCTTTGGCATTTAGCCATTGTGAGCGCTGCGGAGGACATGATAACAGGTGGTTCGCGATCTCGTAGATCGGGGCAATCGTGTAGATTGGTAGATGAGGACTCAGACGGAGAGGGCTTCGACTACGACCCGAATGGGTCCACTTAGCAAGGGAGTTCCTTCTAACCACCCTCCTGCTTTATATTTTGTTATatgtgcattggggacactgcacTTGTTAAGAGTGGGGTGGAGAATTTCCTTTGATGAGTAGTAGTAGTATGTTAGTACCTAGTAGTAATGTAATTTCGTATTTTTagattttagcttctttttaaaTTCTAACTTCTTGATTTTAATTGTGTAGTTAATAGAAGTAGTAATATAGTATAGTAGAATTAGTTTGGTagtttaattcaaaaaaaaaagtttggaCTTTTCGTGACGATGGATCTCTTGGAcagctttcttgagggattaaggtccaatgaaaaattccaaaaatatttttatttttatttttagttagtaATAGTTACATAATAATCCCCCTTGAGTTTTCTTTTGgcatcggttcttttccaagggatgtaatatgaaccgggtaattttttattttttatttttttacatatttttgattttttaggaAACACAGGGAAGAAAAAGAATTGAGTGTCCTATATGCCTTTTGACATGTCTAATGCTAGCATTGTTAGACCATAGCATTAAAATTATCTTCCTaacatattttaataaaaaatatatcgtGAAAGATTGAATCATCTGTCTGCGACGCCTTCTCTCAGTTACCTGACTCATTGTTCACGTAGTGTTTTATTGCTTAATACTTCTTCACTTTGTAATTACTTGCCTAAACTTGAGAGTTGGAATGGAATCGTACCGATTGGGGTcatgtgcattgtgtgatgtAAGATGTTAAGTACATTCGGTGCTATCATATGTTGAACCGCCTGTCTGCGACTCCTTCTCTCAGTTACATGACTCATTGTTCATGTAGTGATTTATTGCTTAATACTTCTTCACTTTGTAATTACTTGCCTAAACTTGAGAGTTGAAATGGAACTGTACCGTTTGAGGTTATGTGCATTGTGTGATGTAAGATGTTAAGTACATTCGGTGCTATCATGTGTTtgtctagaactttccctgtGTGTTAGTCGAAGCGAAATAAGTAAGCTTTATTTGGCACCCACGTTACAAGTCGAGTTCCACTTTGTTCTTTAAGTAAATttttgttgaacctttacctccgaaAGCACGTAAGTCACTAGAAGAGTAAGGTGAGAGTTGGGGtaacttttgagtggaaccatagaaAAGGCCAAAAAAGTGCATGTATGTTCGAACGATCATTAGCCGGGCAACCTAAATTTAGGGAGAgtgttgaagaaaaaaaaatcaaagaaaaaagagagaaaaaatatatatagaaaataCATCTCCTATTCATCGTGATCCGGGCTAGTGAATGTAGagttgtgcttaaagaaaaagggccacttggcttaaggagagttttttcctctccttttaataatatactAGTTTTtcacccgcgcgatgcgcggagaATATAAATCATGTTGTGTGATCTAATTTGTTTGACGATATTATTTCATATTGCttgaattaaattttaattttctttttcttatccaaTGAAACTTGACCAATAAGAAAATcagataaaattaaaaaaagattCATATAGTCATCGAATAACTTTTCAGTTCCTCAGTTTTCTTTATTACATAATCTACTatatttagtaatattttatttGTTATTATGACGTTACTTGTCTTAATACTTCTGTTAATTatctatcacacacacacacacacacacacacacacacacacacacacatatatatatatatatatatatatatatatatatatatatatatatatatatatatatatatatatatctttttttcTTACTCCTAAAACTTTTTCTTGAAACGTTTTTCTATTGTACATTTTCATTTGAATTCgtcaaaaatataaattaattttttctttattaattataaatctaccaattctttttaaataattgatatttttgtattatatGCCTAGAGATTAAGTTTTACTTCTCATTTGACGTCTTATTgcaaaatatttgatttttttatttgcaTAAACTTTAGTAAAACGAGATGTATTTCATCTCGAGTTGGACACTGATTATACCTACGTCTAAGTAAATCTCAAATGACTTTCAAGCAGCTTATTTTTTCAAGGACATGACCAAAATAATATCCTCTTGATATGTACTAGAAGTTGCtaatttgatatgattcagaTTCACATTACATAAAAATATTGTATTCCTTCGGTTCATTTTTAGTTGTTCACTTTTgactttacctttttttttttaaaaaaaaaaaaatatgtattttattgCTTTATCCATAACAatgaaaatatttcaaaaaatattactccctccggtccactttaAGTAATATTTGGCATTTTTCGCACATAttaaaaaattcatattttagcattaattaataatgaaattgaAAATGTTAACCTTAATTTGctttgaaaatataacaaactacTCCTAAGTTCTTTACTCCAAGGACAACtttgaaaagaagaagttaattcGCTCTTGATATATGAAAAGAATTAAATATCGTGGATCACaaaaaaaagctaaaaaatcacttaaagtggaTCGGAGAGAAtagaaaaaaatttgaaaaattaatagttaataataaggataaaataaaataaattaatatttttcttgatttgcgaatatgaataaataaaattaaaatctaTATTTAATATAATGAACAAATAAGAGTGAATATTTTTTTCCATTTGACCAAAAGTTAGAACAAAAAGCTAGCATGAGGAGTTTTAGGATCACAATCCATATAGCAATGAAAATGTCAAAATTAGACCCCACAATAATATAGTATTCAAATTGCATCTAAATCTAGATATAAAACAATCTTCTCTTCCACCAAATCTTCACTATACAACCTTCAAATTCCCATCTTTGGAAagagaaaaaggcaaaaaaatctCTCTCTTCCATTGCAACAACTCAGAATGACACCTCCTCAAATCTCTTCTTCATCTCAATCCCTTCTTGAAGatgaagaacaacccaacacccCCAAAACCCCAACCCCCACCCCCACAAAAAAATCCAAGAAATTAGCTTTAATCCCACTTATTTTCATAATCTTTTTTGAGGTTTCTGGTGGTCCTTATGGTGCAGAAGCAGCAATTGGTGCAGCTGGTCCTTTACTAGCAATTCTTGGATTTTTAATCTTCCCATTTATTTGGAGTGTACCTGAAGCTCTTGTTACAGCTGAACTTGCCACTACTTTCCCAGGTAATGGTGGATTTGTCATTTGGGCTGATAAAGCCTTTGGCCCATTTTGGGGTTCTTTAATGGGCTCTTGGAAATTACTTAGTGCTGTTTGTAACTTAGCTTCTTATCCAGTTCTTTGCTTAGATTATATTAAGTTGgtttttcctattctttcttcTGGTTTTCCTAGGTATATTGCTATTTTCTTGATCACTATGTTCTTGTCATTCTTGAATTATTTAGGTTTGTCTATAGTTGGTTACACTGCTGTTGTACTAGGTGTACTTTCCCTTTGTCCATTTTGGTTAATTACCTTATTTTCAATTCCCAAGATTGATCCTAGTAGATGGTTAAGTTTAGGCCAAAAGGGTGTTAAAAAAGATTGGAACTTGTTCTTTAATACCCTTTTTTGGAACTTGAATTTTTGGGATAATGCTAGTACTTTAGCTGGTGAAGTTGAACAACCTCAAAAGACATTTCCTAAAGCCCTTTTTTCAGCTGGAATTGTTACATGTTTTAGTTATGTGTTACCCCTTTTGGGCACTACTGGAGCTGTGCCATTGGAACAAGGTAAAT is drawn from Nicotiana tabacum cultivar K326 chromosome 9, ASM71507v2, whole genome shotgun sequence and contains these coding sequences:
- the LOC142164312 gene encoding putative polyamine transporter At3g13620, which codes for MTPPQISSSSQSLLEDEEQPNTPKTPTPTPTKKSKKLALIPLIFIIFFEVSGGPYGAEAAIGAAGPLLAILGFLIFPFIWSVPEALVTAELATTFPGNGGFVIWADKAFGPFWGSLMGSWKLLSAVCNLASYPVLCLDYIKLVFPILSSGFPRYIAIFLITMFLSFLNYLGLSIVGYTAVVLGVLSLCPFWLITLFSIPKIDPSRWLSLGQKGVKKDWNLFFNTLFWNLNFWDNASTLAGEVEQPQKTFPKALFSAGIVTCFSYVLPLLGTTGAVPLEQGKWTDGYFANLAAMIAGNWLKYWMELGIVLSVIGLYEAQLSSCAYQILGMAEMELLPRVFGVRSEWFNTPWIGICVPTLVALVVSYLTFADIVSSVNFLYSLGMLLEFASFLWLRRKMPNAKRPYQVPLSMPGLLVMCFVPSCFLVYVMVVAHRTVYIVSAFLTVFAIAWYFFMEFCKTRMWFGFESAQDKVDDEDL